Proteins from one Corallococcus exiguus genomic window:
- a CDS encoding MarR family winged helix-turn-helix transcriptional regulator codes for MKLVPRYERLKQMAQRFPSLDPSAIETCLTMLRLSNELTGAYEAHFARHGVSHGRFVVLVQLFAAEDAGDTLRPADLAELSSCSRATITGLLDTLEKDGFISRTDHPEDRRMYSVHLTSKGREFIQGMMPDHYRRIAALMAPLSMDERDTLRALLAKVSTGIPALRDP; via the coding sequence ATGAAGCTCGTGCCCCGGTACGAGCGGCTGAAGCAGATGGCTCAGCGCTTCCCCTCGCTCGACCCCAGCGCCATCGAGACGTGTCTGACGATGCTGCGTCTCTCCAATGAACTGACCGGGGCCTACGAGGCGCACTTCGCACGGCACGGCGTGTCTCACGGACGCTTCGTCGTGCTGGTGCAGTTGTTCGCGGCGGAGGACGCGGGGGACACCCTGCGCCCCGCGGACCTCGCGGAGCTGTCGAGCTGCAGCCGCGCGACCATCACCGGCCTCCTGGACACGCTGGAGAAGGACGGCTTCATCTCCCGCACGGATCACCCCGAGGACCGGCGCATGTACTCCGTGCACCTCACCTCGAAGGGTCGCGAATTCATCCAGGGGATGATGCCCGACCACTACCGCCGCATCGCCGCGCTCATGGCTCCCTTGAGCATGGATGAGCGGGACACGCTTCGCGCCCTGCTCGCCAAGGTGTCCACCGGCATCCCCGCCCTGCGGGACCCCTGA
- a CDS encoding nuclear transport factor 2 family protein, translated as MTSTRDEWKAELSRRFTAFVEAYERGSLEALSELFWHDDDIVVVGTHSNLHFSGWAQVEHSFRTQFGSLRDIRVTLRSEQRWHGGAPPSTMACLTVPAMDIALVAGGRPVTFEGIRVACAFERRGTEWRMVQVHWSLPRTEVLVDHKYR; from the coding sequence ATGACCTCGACGCGGGATGAATGGAAGGCGGAGCTCTCACGGCGCTTCACCGCGTTCGTGGAGGCCTACGAGCGGGGCAGCCTGGAGGCCCTGTCCGAGCTGTTCTGGCACGACGACGACATCGTGGTCGTGGGCACGCACTCCAACCTCCACTTCAGCGGCTGGGCGCAGGTGGAGCATTCCTTCCGTACCCAGTTCGGGAGCCTGCGCGACATCCGCGTGACGCTGCGCTCGGAGCAGCGCTGGCACGGGGGCGCACCGCCCTCCACGATGGCCTGTCTCACGGTGCCCGCGATGGACATCGCCCTGGTGGCGGGCGGCAGGCCCGTCACCTTCGAGGGCATCCGCGTGGCCTGCGCCTTCGAACGCCGGGGCACCGAGTGGCGGATGGTCCAGGTGCACTGGTCGCTTCCGCGCACGGAGGTGCTGGTGGACCACAAGTACCGCTGA
- a CDS encoding glycerophosphodiester phosphodiesterase family protein, whose translation MRTTSSDPRFSRRASVVLLTFLACACTRPGPSSRPPADDPTLRLMDTLRAHARTLAPVCSPSAELLQPGGGIDLERLHAAGHPVVVWTVNDLPTMQALLQRGVDGIITDQPDLLMQAVRDFDANGDGTPGDLLDADGLIDPKRFDAQGHRGARNLRPENTLPSFEAALDHGMPTLELDTVLTADGVVVVSHDLNLFPTKCRHADGSLLTAPVSIATLTVAELQARFVCDRLLEDRPDQKNDRALSPEAVAFAARVGLPDPYTVPTLSQVFAFAADQADAAHEARDPLRARNARRVRFNVELKRTTEKTDIAPAHGDKVARLIQEAGLVQRSDVQSFDLRAVRSVQARHPELRTAVLLRTRPTAADVKAVE comes from the coding sequence ATGCGCACGACATCATCCGACCCGCGCTTCTCCCGCCGCGCCTCCGTGGTGCTCCTGACGTTCCTCGCCTGCGCATGCACGAGGCCCGGCCCGTCCTCCCGCCCACCCGCGGACGACCCCACGCTGCGCCTCATGGACACCTTGCGAGCGCACGCACGGACGCTCGCTCCGGTGTGCTCTCCCTCCGCGGAGCTGCTCCAGCCTGGAGGCGGCATCGACCTGGAGCGCCTCCACGCCGCCGGTCACCCGGTCGTCGTCTGGACCGTGAACGACCTGCCCACGATGCAGGCCCTGCTCCAGCGCGGCGTGGACGGCATCATCACGGACCAGCCGGACCTCCTGATGCAGGCGGTGCGCGACTTCGACGCCAACGGCGACGGCACCCCTGGGGACCTGCTGGACGCGGACGGGCTCATCGACCCGAAGCGCTTCGATGCGCAGGGCCACCGGGGCGCGCGGAACCTGCGGCCGGAGAACACGCTGCCCTCCTTCGAGGCCGCGCTCGACCACGGGATGCCCACGCTGGAGCTGGACACCGTCCTCACCGCCGACGGCGTCGTCGTGGTCTCCCACGACCTGAACCTGTTCCCCACGAAGTGCCGCCACGCGGATGGAAGCCTGCTGACCGCTCCCGTTTCCATCGCGACCCTCACCGTCGCGGAGCTCCAGGCCCGCTTCGTCTGCGACCGGCTCCTGGAGGACCGTCCGGACCAGAAGAACGACCGCGCGCTCTCTCCGGAGGCCGTCGCGTTCGCCGCCCGCGTGGGGCTCCCCGACCCCTACACAGTCCCCACCCTGAGCCAGGTGTTCGCCTTCGCGGCGGACCAGGCGGACGCCGCCCATGAAGCCCGCGACCCGCTCCGCGCCCGGAACGCCCGCCGTGTGCGCTTCAATGTGGAACTCAAACGGACAACAGAGAAGACAGACATTGCTCCGGCCCACGGCGACAAGGTCGCCCGGCTCATCCAGGAAGCAGGGCTCGTCCAGAGGTCGGACGTGCAGTCCTTCGACCTGCGCGCCGTGCGCTCCGTGCAGGCGCGACACCCGGAGCTGCGCACCGCCGTCCTTCTGAGGACGCGTCCCACCGCCGCGGATGTGAAGGCGGTCGAGTAG
- a CDS encoding non-ribosomal peptide synthetase/type I polyketide synthase translates to MNSISAHPRLGIATLFEAHARNTPEAVALHSDGGVLRYDTLNRRANRLARRLQALGVGLDQPVGILAERTPETVVGLLGILKAGGAYLPLDPSHPPERLAAMVADSGVRVLVGRREAVQGLRFQGHAVEPPSSDEPLEAQDAVNVKSGAGPDSLAYVLYTSGSTGRPKGVCIPHRGVARLVLDEGFMGFRREDRVLQAASYAFDASTLEVWGALLNGATLCLVSRDTLLSPPLLAAKLQRDAISAAVLSTSLFHQLAAAIPDAFGGLRVLMVGGDVLDPKWVARVMAKGKPQRLLNSYGPTECTTSATAYELLAPPEPGVSIPIGRPLARLQLHVLDDAGKPLSVGEVGELYLGGEGLARGYLNRPVLTGERFLPDPFSDVPGARMYRTGDRARWLQDGNLEFLGRVDHQVKIRGARVELAEIESVLRTHPRVGDAVVRVHEVSPGDKRLVAYVSPRGVEDAELRAYLGTKLPDFMLPHAVMALEHMPLNASGKVDPSRLPVPRFGSGEGETPRTLLEQEIARVWSEVLGTQQAGTQDRFMESGGDSLLAIRFIERLEQAVSVRLPVRTLFDSPNIAELARSVEAARGTMRSIDVPPIVPVDRTQPLPLADSQRQLWLLEQLAPRSAVYNEPFTLYLPGDLQPEALERAFRSLIARHEVLRTTFGSTPDGPFQRVHPDMQFHLRRVDLHAVPGSLRSAKALQLATQEARESFDLEHGPLLRATWMRLSAAESRLALVMHHLIVDGFTMAAFLQELHGFYLAEAPSLPPLPLQYGDAAVWQQGARYQEAIASHLDWWKQTLAAAPHLELPMQHPRPQVPSFRGAKHVVRIPGDLLESVKALGRGEDTSLFMTMLSVFGALLHRYSGAEDLIVGGAFSGRSRAESQAISGHFVNLLPLRLRFSEGLTVRGLLAQVRRVCLEALEHQDAPLVRIVEAVNPARIPGANPLFQVSCTLEPRIAVPASDWRVEPHDVDTGTSKLDLSIELDERPDGMSVRWEYALDVFEPWMIHQLGQHFVTLLREAAQAPEQPVLALPLLSEAEQSQVLAWAHGPVRDVSHSDCLHPLFEAQVERTPDAPALVFQGRSLSYRTLNAEANRLAHHLISQGVRPGDFVGVCVQRSFELIIALLAALKSGAAYVPLDPAYPRARLEFTVRDAGLRLILAQETTLALMDGAGVPVVALEQVRGGPEDTPRVHVTGDDLAYVIYTSGSTGQPKGVCISHLSAAHLTETVAWDFGFAPGQRVAQCARYGFDFSVAEIFPTLSSGATLYLMAQEDVAAGEELADFLETQRIHTAMFTPSALGSMAWRPLPDLKTLAIGGEELPARLVDTWAPGRRFIQVYGPTEATVFTTTVECMAGEGPYPIGTPLSGYEVYLLDETLMPVPVGVRGALYIGGKGLAHGYLHRPELDAERFIPHPFSSEPGARLYKSGDIASHRPDGGIDFHGRSDRQLKLRGFRIELGEIEAALRKHPDVRDAVVEPRLLAGERHLVGYVIPRDAAVTPSFKESLGETLPPHMVPREWVLLEAFPMGPTGKLDRGALPLPSVNAQAAPEAPASTEREKALERIWCRILGLERVGRQEGFFDAGGNSLLLTRVQSALASELGIRVSMATLFQFPTIESLARHLDAESHVHPVTPEPVRTPARSSGPIAIIGTAGRFPGAPSVEALWTLLVEGREGLSRFSRETLLDAGEDPQLLDDPSYVRASGLLEDVESFDAAFFGYSPLDARLTDPQLRMFLECAWEALEAAGYDPKRLPGKAGLFAGSGVPRYWLDQVMPRFRSLSVAAEAYRSILGNPWQFLATATAYQLGLRGPALTVQTACSTSLVAVHLACQSLRAGESDVALAGGISLFASGPSGYLHEAGGITSPDGHCRPFDAKGQGTVPSSGVGIVVLKRLEDALRDGDSIHAVIRGSAINNDGNAKVGFTAPSVEGQRDVITRAHADAGVAARDITYVEAHGTATPLGDPLEVQALRLAFGAREASEPAVVLGALKSNVGHLDSAAGVAGLIKTTLALEHRFLPGTVHFEQPHPEAGLERSPFVVSREGRPWSLPEGFPRLAGVSAFGIGGTNAHVVLEEARPAPTVDVSTSAEVLVLSARSGDSLNAASRRLADHLERHPEQPLADVAYTLQEGRTAFGYRRAIACETPAEAIAKLRRDGPVKPASSPYPEVCFLFPGTGTQEAGMGAAWYRRAPAYREAFDACAALFGPEMERDLRAVLLTDERGAKAEEALRAPSLGMAAIFTTEYALSRLLGAWGLHPTSLLGHSLGEYAAACLSGVLSLEQAVSLVALRGRLCDALPPSGMLAVPLSEGVLTQALPPGLSLAAVNGPGQCVVSGALEVLEDFAARLRERGARTKRLPNTSGFHSALVEPAMQPLTDLARSMRPKSPAIPLISNVTGTWLTADDAHDRTYWARHLRHTVRFSSGLELLLEDRERLFVEVGPGQTLSALTLLNHRVGRERLVLHTLGVSTGRRHPPESDEQALLHAVGQLWSAGFSVDWGMVRGSGPRRRVVLPTYPFERKRYSLAEKTPRLPRPEVTNEPRPLSREEVHASMEALWKELLGVDTLTPDSHFFELGGTSLLVVQLNRELKTRLSVSLSLHAVLEHPTLGAWVRAVQDELERTGRPLTKEAPLRMELQEGRRRRTPLFLVQPIGGTVYTYLPLAKQLGSDTPVHAFRASGLEPGEVLYRDVSAMARAYVDELLTFQPQGPFWLGGHSSGGVIAYEMAVELLKRGHSVAGVIQIDTVTVDDSHRLNIRSVGDVLRLIDAFQEISPRAADGLRTAMELDTRLRDVVLATNEAIAAYAPGRHAVPLVYLRATERDAVLDSHAAAWWKALTTASFQSHDVRGNHFTVMEEPHVAEVARLIREQLTAGRGGERDDLDAG, encoded by the coding sequence ATGAATTCCATCTCCGCGCACCCGCGTCTGGGCATCGCCACGCTTTTTGAAGCGCACGCACGAAACACACCCGAGGCCGTGGCGCTGCATTCTGACGGCGGTGTGCTCCGCTATGACACGCTCAACCGGCGCGCGAACCGGCTGGCGCGGCGGCTCCAGGCGCTCGGTGTGGGGCTCGACCAGCCCGTGGGCATCCTCGCCGAGCGCACACCGGAAACAGTGGTGGGATTGCTGGGCATCCTGAAGGCAGGAGGCGCCTATCTCCCTCTGGACCCGAGTCATCCTCCGGAGCGGCTCGCCGCGATGGTGGCGGACTCCGGGGTGCGGGTCCTCGTCGGACGGCGTGAGGCGGTCCAGGGGCTGCGCTTCCAGGGGCACGCCGTCGAGCCTCCCTCTTCGGATGAACCTCTGGAGGCGCAGGATGCCGTGAACGTGAAGAGCGGAGCGGGGCCGGACTCGCTGGCGTATGTGCTCTACACGTCCGGCTCCACAGGCAGGCCCAAGGGTGTGTGCATCCCGCACCGGGGCGTGGCGCGGCTGGTGCTGGACGAAGGCTTCATGGGCTTCCGGCGCGAGGACCGAGTCCTCCAGGCCGCTTCGTATGCCTTCGATGCCTCGACGCTGGAGGTCTGGGGCGCGCTGCTGAACGGCGCGACGTTGTGTCTGGTTTCACGGGATACCCTGCTGTCGCCTCCGCTCCTCGCGGCGAAGCTCCAGCGGGATGCCATCTCCGCCGCGGTGCTGAGCACGTCGCTGTTCCATCAACTGGCCGCCGCCATCCCGGATGCGTTCGGTGGGCTCCGTGTCCTGATGGTGGGCGGCGACGTGCTGGACCCCAAGTGGGTGGCGCGAGTCATGGCGAAGGGAAAGCCCCAGCGGCTGCTCAACAGTTATGGACCCACGGAGTGCACCACCTCCGCGACGGCGTATGAGCTCCTCGCGCCTCCAGAGCCGGGCGTGTCCATTCCCATCGGCAGACCGCTCGCGCGGCTCCAGCTGCATGTCCTGGATGACGCGGGGAAGCCGCTGTCCGTGGGCGAAGTGGGGGAGCTGTACCTGGGCGGAGAGGGGCTCGCGCGGGGCTACCTGAACCGCCCCGTCCTCACTGGCGAGCGGTTCCTGCCGGATCCGTTCAGCGACGTGCCCGGGGCGCGGATGTACCGGACGGGAGACCGGGCGCGGTGGCTCCAGGATGGCAACCTGGAGTTCCTGGGGCGGGTGGACCACCAGGTGAAGATCCGCGGCGCGCGAGTCGAGCTGGCGGAGATTGAGAGCGTCCTGCGCACCCACCCGCGAGTCGGTGACGCCGTGGTCCGCGTGCACGAGGTCTCCCCGGGCGACAAGCGGCTCGTCGCGTATGTCTCACCGCGCGGTGTGGAGGACGCGGAGCTGCGCGCGTATCTGGGGACGAAGCTGCCGGACTTCATGCTTCCCCATGCGGTCATGGCACTGGAGCACATGCCGCTCAACGCCAGCGGCAAGGTGGACCCCTCGCGGCTTCCAGTGCCGCGCTTTGGTTCGGGGGAGGGGGAGACACCGCGCACGCTGCTGGAGCAGGAGATTGCTCGCGTCTGGTCGGAGGTCCTGGGGACGCAGCAGGCGGGAACGCAGGACCGCTTCATGGAGTCAGGCGGGGACTCGCTGCTCGCGATCCGTTTCATTGAACGGCTGGAGCAGGCGGTGTCGGTCCGTCTGCCCGTGCGGACGCTCTTCGACAGTCCGAACATCGCGGAGCTGGCGCGGTCGGTGGAAGCGGCACGGGGAACGATGCGAAGCATCGATGTGCCACCCATCGTCCCGGTGGACCGGACACAGCCCCTGCCCCTGGCTGATTCCCAGCGGCAACTGTGGCTCCTGGAGCAGCTGGCACCCCGGAGCGCCGTCTACAACGAGCCCTTCACGCTGTATCTGCCCGGTGACCTCCAGCCCGAAGCGCTGGAGCGCGCGTTCCGGTCACTCATCGCCCGGCATGAAGTGCTGCGGACGACCTTCGGCTCCACTCCGGACGGTCCGTTCCAGCGCGTGCATCCGGACATGCAGTTCCACCTGCGACGTGTGGACCTGCACGCCGTGCCCGGAAGCCTGCGGAGCGCGAAGGCATTGCAGTTGGCCACCCAGGAGGCGCGTGAGTCCTTCGACCTGGAGCATGGGCCGCTGCTGCGTGCGACGTGGATGCGATTGAGCGCGGCGGAGAGTCGCCTCGCCCTGGTGATGCACCACCTCATCGTGGATGGCTTCACGATGGCGGCGTTCCTCCAGGAACTGCACGGGTTCTACCTGGCGGAGGCACCTTCGCTGCCGCCACTGCCGCTCCAGTACGGCGACGCCGCTGTCTGGCAGCAGGGGGCCCGCTACCAAGAGGCCATCGCATCGCACCTGGACTGGTGGAAGCAGACGCTCGCGGCGGCTCCGCACCTGGAACTCCCCATGCAGCATCCCCGCCCCCAGGTCCCTAGCTTCCGCGGGGCCAAGCACGTCGTGCGAATCCCCGGAGACCTGCTGGAGTCCGTGAAGGCGCTGGGGCGTGGAGAGGACACCTCGCTCTTCATGACGATGCTGTCCGTGTTCGGCGCGCTGCTGCACCGCTACTCGGGGGCGGAGGACCTCATCGTCGGCGGTGCCTTCTCCGGGCGGAGCCGCGCGGAGTCACAGGCCATCTCCGGGCACTTCGTGAACCTGCTGCCGCTGCGGCTGCGATTCTCCGAGGGGCTGACCGTACGAGGCCTCTTGGCGCAGGTGCGCCGCGTCTGCCTGGAGGCGCTCGAACATCAGGACGCGCCGCTCGTGCGCATCGTGGAGGCGGTGAACCCGGCGCGCATCCCTGGCGCCAACCCGTTGTTCCAGGTGAGCTGCACGCTGGAGCCGCGCATCGCGGTGCCGGCGTCGGACTGGCGGGTGGAGCCCCACGACGTCGACACAGGGACGTCGAAGCTCGACCTCTCCATCGAACTGGATGAGCGGCCAGACGGCATGTCCGTGCGGTGGGAGTACGCGCTGGACGTCTTCGAGCCCTGGATGATCCACCAGTTGGGTCAGCACTTCGTGACGCTGCTGCGCGAGGCAGCACAGGCCCCGGAGCAACCGGTCTTGGCGTTGCCGCTGCTCTCGGAGGCGGAGCAATCACAGGTGCTCGCCTGGGCTCATGGTCCCGTGCGGGACGTGTCGCACTCGGACTGTCTGCACCCCCTGTTCGAAGCACAGGTGGAGCGCACGCCAGACGCGCCGGCCCTCGTCTTCCAGGGACGGTCCCTGAGCTACCGGACGCTGAACGCGGAGGCGAACCGGCTGGCCCATCACCTCATCTCCCAGGGCGTCCGGCCTGGAGACTTCGTGGGCGTCTGTGTCCAGCGTTCCTTCGAGCTGATCATCGCCCTGCTGGCGGCATTGAAGTCGGGCGCGGCCTACGTGCCGCTGGACCCCGCCTATCCCAGGGCACGGCTGGAGTTCACGGTGCGGGACGCGGGGCTGAGGCTCATCCTCGCGCAGGAGACGACGCTCGCGCTCATGGACGGTGCGGGCGTCCCGGTGGTCGCGCTGGAGCAGGTGCGCGGCGGTCCGGAGGACACGCCACGGGTCCACGTCACCGGGGATGACCTCGCGTATGTCATCTACACCTCCGGCTCGACGGGTCAGCCCAAGGGTGTGTGCATCAGCCACCTGAGCGCGGCGCACCTGACGGAGACCGTGGCCTGGGACTTCGGCTTCGCACCGGGACAGCGCGTGGCGCAGTGCGCGCGGTATGGCTTCGACTTCTCCGTCGCGGAGATCTTCCCGACGCTCTCCTCCGGCGCCACGCTGTACCTCATGGCCCAGGAGGACGTGGCCGCCGGTGAGGAGCTGGCGGACTTCCTGGAGACCCAGCGCATCCACACCGCGATGTTCACGCCGTCTGCGCTGGGCTCCATGGCGTGGCGGCCGCTTCCGGACCTGAAGACGCTCGCGATTGGAGGCGAGGAGCTTCCCGCGCGGCTCGTGGACACGTGGGCTCCGGGCCGCCGGTTCATCCAGGTCTACGGGCCCACCGAGGCCACGGTCTTCACGACGACCGTGGAGTGCATGGCCGGCGAGGGCCCGTACCCCATCGGGACACCCCTCTCCGGTTACGAGGTCTACCTGCTGGATGAAACCCTGATGCCGGTCCCGGTGGGCGTGCGCGGCGCGCTCTACATCGGAGGCAAGGGGCTGGCGCACGGCTATCTGCACCGCCCCGAACTCGACGCGGAGCGGTTCATCCCGCATCCCTTCAGCTCGGAGCCGGGCGCTCGCCTCTACAAGAGCGGAGACATCGCCAGTCATCGCCCGGACGGCGGCATCGATTTCCACGGGCGCTCCGACCGCCAGCTCAAGCTGCGCGGCTTCCGTATCGAGCTGGGCGAGATCGAGGCCGCGTTGCGCAAGCACCCCGATGTCCGGGACGCCGTGGTTGAACCGCGGCTGCTCGCGGGAGAGCGGCACCTGGTGGGCTACGTCATCCCCCGGGATGCCGCTGTGACGCCTTCGTTCAAGGAATCGCTGGGCGAAACACTTCCCCCACACATGGTTCCCCGGGAGTGGGTGCTGCTGGAGGCGTTCCCGATGGGGCCCACGGGGAAGCTCGACCGCGGCGCACTGCCATTGCCTTCCGTCAATGCCCAGGCTGCTCCTGAAGCGCCCGCGTCCACGGAGCGTGAGAAGGCATTGGAGCGCATCTGGTGCCGGATTCTCGGCCTGGAACGCGTCGGCAGGCAGGAGGGGTTCTTCGACGCGGGTGGGAACTCGCTGCTGCTCACTCGGGTCCAGTCCGCGCTGGCGTCGGAGCTGGGCATCCGCGTGAGCATGGCCACGCTGTTCCAGTTTCCAACCATCGAATCCCTCGCACGGCACCTGGACGCGGAATCCCACGTGCATCCGGTGACGCCGGAGCCCGTACGAACTCCTGCGCGCTCCTCCGGTCCTATCGCCATCATCGGTACGGCCGGGCGGTTCCCGGGAGCACCCAGCGTCGAAGCGCTGTGGACGCTGCTGGTGGAGGGCCGTGAGGGCTTGTCCCGCTTCAGCCGGGAGACGCTGCTCGATGCGGGCGAAGATCCTCAGCTCCTGGACGACCCTTCCTATGTCCGTGCCTCCGGGCTGCTGGAGGACGTCGAATCCTTCGATGCCGCCTTCTTTGGCTACAGCCCCCTCGACGCGCGGCTGACGGATCCGCAGCTCCGCATGTTCCTGGAGTGCGCATGGGAGGCACTCGAAGCGGCGGGCTACGACCCGAAGCGGCTGCCCGGCAAGGCGGGGCTGTTCGCGGGCTCGGGAGTGCCGCGCTACTGGTTGGATCAGGTGATGCCGCGCTTCCGTTCGCTGTCCGTGGCCGCGGAGGCGTACCGGTCCATCCTGGGCAATCCGTGGCAGTTCCTCGCCACCGCGACGGCGTATCAACTGGGCCTGCGTGGGCCCGCGCTCACGGTTCAGACCGCTTGCTCCACGTCACTGGTGGCCGTGCACCTGGCCTGCCAGAGCCTGCGCGCGGGCGAATCCGATGTGGCCCTGGCGGGAGGCATCTCCCTCTTCGCGTCCGGTCCGTCCGGTTACCTCCACGAGGCAGGTGGCATCACCTCTCCGGATGGACACTGCCGTCCCTTCGACGCGAAGGGGCAGGGGACGGTGCCCTCCAGCGGCGTGGGCATCGTGGTGCTCAAGCGCCTGGAGGATGCGCTTCGGGATGGAGACTCCATCCATGCCGTCATCCGGGGCTCGGCCATCAACAACGACGGAAACGCCAAGGTCGGCTTCACCGCCCCGAGCGTGGAGGGCCAGCGCGACGTCATCACACGAGCACACGCCGACGCGGGCGTTGCCGCTCGTGACATCACCTACGTCGAAGCCCACGGCACGGCGACGCCACTGGGCGATCCGCTGGAGGTCCAGGCGCTGCGGCTCGCCTTCGGAGCCCGTGAGGCGTCGGAGCCCGCGGTGGTCCTGGGGGCGCTCAAGAGCAACGTGGGGCACCTGGACTCGGCGGCCGGGGTGGCGGGGTTGATCAAGACGACGCTGGCCCTGGAGCACCGCTTCCTCCCGGGCACCGTCCACTTCGAGCAGCCCCATCCGGAAGCGGGCCTGGAGCGTTCGCCCTTCGTCGTGAGTCGCGAAGGGCGGCCGTGGTCCCTGCCTGAGGGTTTCCCACGTCTCGCGGGCGTCAGCGCGTTTGGCATTGGAGGAACGAATGCGCACGTCGTCCTCGAAGAGGCACGCCCCGCGCCCACCGTCGACGTGAGCACGTCGGCGGAAGTGCTGGTGCTCTCAGCGCGGAGCGGGGATTCATTGAACGCGGCTTCGCGGCGGCTCGCGGATCATCTGGAACGGCATCCGGAGCAGCCCCTGGCGGACGTCGCGTACACGTTGCAGGAGGGACGGACGGCGTTCGGATACCGGCGCGCCATCGCGTGCGAGACACCCGCGGAGGCCATCGCGAAGCTCCGGCGGGACGGGCCCGTGAAGCCCGCTTCGTCCCCGTATCCTGAAGTGTGCTTCCTGTTCCCGGGGACGGGCACCCAGGAGGCGGGCATGGGTGCGGCGTGGTACCGGCGCGCTCCGGCGTATCGCGAGGCCTTCGATGCATGCGCCGCCCTCTTCGGTCCGGAGATGGAGCGCGACCTTCGTGCCGTGCTGCTCACCGACGAGCGCGGAGCAAAGGCGGAGGAAGCGCTGCGAGCACCCTCGCTGGGCATGGCCGCCATCTTCACGACGGAGTACGCGCTGTCGCGGCTGCTGGGGGCCTGGGGTCTCCACCCGACGAGCCTCCTGGGCCACAGCCTTGGGGAATACGCCGCCGCGTGTCTCTCCGGCGTCCTGTCACTGGAGCAGGCCGTGTCGCTGGTCGCGCTGCGCGGCCGCCTCTGCGATGCACTGCCACCGTCCGGCATGCTGGCCGTGCCCCTGTCGGAAGGCGTGCTCACGCAGGCGCTGCCACCCGGACTGTCCCTGGCCGCGGTCAACGGACCCGGGCAGTGCGTGGTGTCCGGCGCGCTGGAGGTGTTGGAGGACTTCGCGGCGCGGCTGCGGGAGCGGGGCGCGAGGACGAAGCGGTTGCCGAACACGAGCGGGTTCCACTCCGCGCTCGTGGAGCCCGCGATGCAACCGCTCACGGACCTGGCCAGGTCGATGCGCCCGAAGTCCCCGGCGATTCCCCTCATCTCCAACGTCACGGGCACCTGGCTGACCGCGGACGACGCGCACGACCGCACGTACTGGGCCCGTCACCTGAGGCACACGGTCCGGTTCTCCTCGGGGCTGGAGCTGCTGCTGGAGGACCGCGAGCGGTTGTTCGTGGAGGTGGGACCGGGACAGACGCTCTCAGCGTTGACGCTGTTGAACCACCGGGTAGGGCGGGAGCGGCTCGTGCTGCACACGCTCGGAGTGTCTACGGGACGGCGTCATCCACCGGAGAGTGATGAACAGGCCCTGCTCCATGCCGTGGGACAGCTCTGGTCCGCGGGCTTCTCCGTGGACTGGGGCATGGTGCGCGGCAGCGGCCCGCGCAGGCGCGTCGTGCTGCCGACGTATCCCTTCGAGCGCAAGCGGTACTCGCTGGCGGAGAAGACGCCACGGCTGCCTCGGCCTGAAGTCACGAACGAGCCCCGGCCGCTCAGCCGTGAAGAGGTCCACGCCTCCATGGAAGCACTCTGGAAGGAGCTGCTCGGCGTGGACACGCTGACGCCGGACAGCCACTTCTTCGAGCTGGGCGGCACGTCGCTCCTGGTCGTGCAGCTCAACCGTGAACTCAAGACGCGGCTGTCGGTGAGCCTGTCACTGCACGCGGTGCTGGAACACCCGACGCTGGGCGCATGGGTGCGAGCGGTCCAGGACGAGCTGGAGCGTACGGGGCGGCCACTCACCAAGGAGGCACCGCTCCGGATGGAACTCCAGGAGGGACGGCGTAGACGGACACCGCTCTTCCTGGTGCAGCCCATCGGGGGCACCGTCTACACGTACCTGCCGCTGGCGAAGCAGCTGGGCTCGGACACGCCGGTCCACGCGTTCCGCGCATCGGGGCTGGAGCCCGGTGAGGTGCTCTACCGCGACGTGTCCGCGATGGCCCGCGCGTACGTGGACGAACTGCTGACCTTCCAGCCCCAGGGCCCCTTCTGGCTGGGCGGCCACTCCTCGGGCGGCGTCATCGCCTACGAGATGGCGGTCGAGCTGCTGAAGCGGGGCCACTCCGTGGCGGGGGTCATCCAGATCGACACGGTGACGGTGGACGACTCGCACAGGCTGAACATCCGGAGCGTGGGAGACGTGCTCCGGCTCATCGACGCGTTCCAGGAGATCTCCCCGCGCGCGGCGGACGGGCTGCGGACGGCGATGGAGCTCGACACGCGGCTGCGCGACGTGGTGCTCGCCACCAACGAGGCCATCGCCGCGTACGCGCCGGGACGCCACGCGGTGCCGCTCGTGTACCTGCGGGCCACGGAGCGGGACGCGGTGCTGGACTCGCATGCGGCGGCCTGGTGGAAGGCGCTGACGACCGCTTCGTTCCAGTCCCACGACGTGCGCGGCAACCACTTCACCGTCATGGAGGAACCCCACGTGGCGGAGGTGGCGCGGCTCATCCGTGAGCAGCTGACAGCGGGAAGGGGAGGGGAGCGTGATGACCTCGACGCGGGATGA